Proteins co-encoded in one Meiothermus sp. genomic window:
- a CDS encoding transposase translates to MSITPLATYLEAMLVSVDNQSCSGLADGFDSESISHDWFQRTLKDSKVCSLYQDLVNKLGLEGGYLLLDDTILEKHTLGIEGICKLLDTKTGGFILGLSVVLLCWSDGKKTIPLAFLPYTKGKSKHDLAVELLGQAKEWGLTPKYTLFDAWYASQKVLKTVIRLGWHFVTRLRKNRYLDGKQLKTRCRHPHWHTIGKLKGGIEVKVFRRGSKFYATSDTSLEWKTVKKLYKIRAEIEEVFRVLKQECGWQGVQQRNINTYSHHLTFGLLAYHYLQRLKLQTRSGVFVLRRRLISRKLTLNRDDLIAFLDTAA, encoded by the coding sequence ATGAGTATAACCCCGTTGGCGACGTACTTGGAAGCGATGCTGGTGTCAGTAGATAACCAAAGTTGTAGCGGTTTAGCAGACGGCTTCGATAGCGAATCAATCTCCCACGATTGGTTCCAACGAACACTCAAAGACAGTAAGGTGTGCTCGTTGTACCAAGACTTGGTCAACAAGTTGGGTTTAGAGGGGGGATACTTGCTCCTAGATGACACCATCTTGGAGAAACACACCCTCGGGATAGAAGGCATCTGCAAGCTGCTGGACACCAAAACGGGTGGATTCATCTTGGGGTTGAGTGTAGTCTTGTTGTGCTGGAGTGATGGAAAGAAGACCATCCCACTGGCTTTTCTGCCCTACACCAAAGGCAAGAGCAAGCACGATCTAGCGGTTGAGTTACTCGGGCAAGCCAAGGAATGGGGTCTAACTCCGAAGTACACCTTGTTTGATGCCTGGTATGCCAGCCAGAAAGTCCTCAAGACGGTGATACGTTTGGGATGGCACTTTGTCACCCGGCTTAGGAAGAATCGCTATCTGGATGGCAAGCAGCTCAAGACCCGCTGTCGTCACCCCCACTGGCACACCATCGGCAAGCTCAAAGGCGGAATCGAGGTCAAGGTTTTTCGCAGGGGTAGTAAGTTCTATGCCACCAGCGATACCTCACTGGAGTGGAAGACCGTCAAAAAGCTCTACAAGATACGGGCTGAGATCGAGGAGGTTTTCCGAGTGCTCAAGCAGGAGTGTGGCTGGCAGGGGGTACAACAACGCAACATCAACACCTACAGCCACCACCTGACCTTCGGCCTATTGGCCTACCACTACCTCCAAAGGCTCAAGCTTCAGACCCGTTCTGGAGTCTTTGTACTCCGTCGCAGGCTCATTTCTCGCAAGTTGACCCTCAATCGAGATGACCTCATCGCCTTCCTGGACACCGCTGCTTGA
- a CDS encoding MFS transporter, with the protein MRGVSRTTFLVSTASTLNDTANNMVAPVLPLFLTNVLGASPAIVGLIEGIAGAVSSILTLASGIWSDRVQRHAPFVVGGYLLSTVSRTLMFVAFSWWFVLLLRGLDRFGRSIRSAARDAMIAGSVPQHLQGRNFGFYNSADHLGAMVGPLLTSVVLLLFPEQLRMVFIAAIIPSLLTLFLLLKLRDKTTTEQRPRRPISFSQFRKLPQPFFLLMLVMTIFGLANSSDSFLILRAEQIGTPTPLIPLAVSLVSLVAMLVAYPAGILADRIGFANTTALGIACYALTYLGFAHVHHAPVMIWPLFLLYGGTGAIAGAMKPLVMSSVPKDRRSTASGLMALSGGLAVLLGNVIAGILWSWYGPTATFMLGFGLAMTALYVLLLIQKQITPPQRPS; encoded by the coding sequence GTGCGAGGGGTTTCTCGCACCACGTTCTTGGTAAGCACCGCCAGCACTCTCAATGACACCGCCAACAACATGGTAGCTCCCGTCCTACCGCTGTTTCTAACGAATGTCCTAGGTGCTTCACCGGCTATCGTGGGCCTGATCGAAGGCATTGCCGGGGCGGTCTCGAGCATCCTTACCCTAGCTTCCGGTATATGGTCTGACCGAGTACAGCGCCATGCCCCCTTCGTGGTCGGCGGTTACCTTTTAAGTACCGTCAGTCGCACCCTGATGTTCGTAGCCTTTTCCTGGTGGTTTGTCCTGCTATTGCGGGGGTTGGATCGCTTTGGGCGCTCAATACGCTCAGCAGCCAGGGATGCAATGATCGCTGGGAGCGTGCCCCAGCACCTTCAGGGCCGGAACTTTGGCTTCTACAACTCAGCTGACCATCTGGGGGCCATGGTAGGTCCTCTTCTGACCTCGGTGGTTCTGTTGCTGTTCCCCGAGCAGCTGCGGATGGTGTTTATAGCAGCTATCATTCCTTCACTCCTGACGTTATTCCTTCTTCTGAAACTACGCGACAAGACCACAACAGAGCAACGCCCTCGCAGGCCGATATCATTTAGCCAATTCCGCAAACTCCCTCAACCATTTTTCCTCCTCATGCTAGTAATGACAATTTTTGGCTTGGCCAACTCGAGCGACTCCTTCCTCATTCTTCGAGCCGAGCAGATAGGAACGCCCACCCCCTTGATCCCTCTAGCGGTATCGCTGGTCAGCTTGGTCGCCATGCTGGTGGCATACCCTGCGGGAATCCTTGCGGATCGTATTGGTTTCGCCAATACCACGGCACTCGGCATCGCCTGCTATGCCTTGACCTATCTGGGCTTTGCACACGTTCATCATGCTCCGGTGATGATCTGGCCACTGTTCCTGCTCTACGGGGGTACAGGAGCCATCGCCGGGGCCATGAAGCCTCTCGTCATGAGCAGCGTACCGAAGGACAGACGCTCTACCGCCAGCGGACTGATGGCCCTCTCGGGAGGGCTAGCCGTTCTTCTAGGCAACGTGATCGCGGGCATTCTTTGGAGTTGGTATGGCCCAACAGCGACCTTTATGCTTGGGTTCGGGCTGGCGATGACTGCTCTGTACGTGTTGCTGCTAATCCAGAAACAAATCACGCCTCCTCAGAGGCCGTCATGA
- a CDS encoding type II toxin-antitoxin system VapC family toxin, translated as MTPQRLVLDAGPLIALFHAADPDHEAAVRGFRALAEGNSRLITPLPVVFEVYKWLLFEGGAAVARRALEGMVEALEVVPLGLEDLKAIQILLASRPEWRGTLEDASVVLLALRSKAPVWTLNYRDLGVFRELSFWAG; from the coding sequence CCCCGCAGAGGCTGGTTCTGGACGCGGGGCCGCTGATCGCGCTCTTCCACGCCGCCGACCCCGACCACGAGGCGGCGGTGCGCGGGTTCCGCGCGCTGGCGGAGGGGAATAGCCGCCTGATCACCCCCCTGCCGGTGGTGTTCGAGGTGTACAAGTGGCTGCTCTTCGAGGGGGGTGCGGCGGTGGCCCGGCGGGCCCTGGAGGGGATGGTGGAGGCGTTGGAGGTCGTTCCGCTCGGGCTGGAAGACCTCAAGGCCATCCAAATCCTGCTGGCCTCGAGGCCGGAGTGGAGGGGCACCCTGGAGGACGCCAGCGTGGTGCTCCTGGCCCTGCGGTCCAAAGCCCCGGTGTGGACGCTGAACTACCGCGACCTGGGGGTGTTCAGGGAGCTGTCGTTCTGGGCAGGCTGA
- a CDS encoding lipopolysaccharide assembly protein LapB: MDQIKWRQPFRYHPREYMYWVVADAADLFWSSLRVGQLRALPQVIIHDLDRADALSQRFAATLVRYEPSQVTVIATHKAAITEFLLYVRDVPVREVYLGQPIPELEAHTPTPLTHHEDSSTLDTRRQIPRRLAQARSKRKPQMLLRELQQAASIYTIGGFYEAAEHCLDEGIPLAEQLKDHGGLFKLWANRFLIAFASRDGREAARAVAKLCEILPKSRAPRHEAWVCYFQAMLWLRLSQPTEPAAANKRLRHALSLTKKINDTLLQAFLYNAQGLAYHQLGDVQKAEAACREAIRLISNDMMNPRARIEYATFLYNLGQLELSRGNIESALRYLDEVQAIEGDLPYYHGERGRFLMLAGDMEQAERSLVQAISSGVPSPELLCNLALVQAALAKRQEALSTLEMLRVRFPDYPEGFVNAAAIYLEDGNFEAAASLLTQGRMWHNDNPELLCNLGYLAYCSDQLKQAEEIYNEVLQLSPTLSDAWVNLAAVQLDRGNLVGAKNSLIQALQLRPNDVDILDKLAYLEERITLAT, encoded by the coding sequence ATGGATCAAATCAAGTGGCGTCAGCCATTCCGATATCACCCCAGAGAGTACATGTACTGGGTGGTTGCAGATGCAGCCGATCTTTTCTGGAGCAGCCTCCGTGTAGGTCAGCTGAGAGCGCTACCGCAAGTCATCATCCATGACCTCGATCGTGCAGACGCGTTGTCTCAGCGATTTGCAGCGACCCTGGTTCGGTATGAACCTTCTCAGGTTACCGTTATCGCAACGCATAAGGCGGCGATAACGGAATTCTTACTTTACGTCCGCGACGTCCCAGTCAGAGAAGTGTATTTGGGCCAGCCTATTCCAGAGCTTGAAGCTCATACCCCAACCCCATTAACCCATCACGAAGACTCGAGCACCCTGGATACACGGCGGCAAATCCCGCGCCGCTTAGCGCAGGCCCGATCGAAACGCAAGCCTCAAATGCTGCTCCGCGAGTTACAGCAAGCTGCCTCTATCTACACTATCGGGGGTTTTTATGAAGCAGCAGAGCATTGCTTAGACGAAGGCATCCCCCTAGCAGAACAACTGAAGGATCATGGCGGCTTATTTAAGCTATGGGCTAATCGCTTCCTTATAGCGTTTGCATCGCGCGATGGCCGGGAGGCAGCTAGGGCCGTTGCAAAGCTTTGTGAGATTCTCCCCAAAAGCCGTGCACCTCGTCATGAAGCATGGGTCTGCTATTTCCAAGCGATGCTTTGGCTGCGACTTAGCCAACCAACAGAACCGGCAGCCGCCAATAAGCGTCTTCGGCACGCCCTCTCCCTGACGAAGAAGATTAATGACACGTTGCTCCAGGCATTCCTCTACAACGCCCAGGGTCTTGCTTATCATCAGCTTGGAGACGTGCAAAAGGCCGAGGCAGCCTGTCGAGAGGCCATTCGGCTAATCTCCAACGATATGATGAACCCCCGAGCGAGAATCGAGTACGCCACCTTTCTATACAACCTAGGCCAGCTAGAGCTTTCTAGAGGAAACATAGAATCGGCACTGCGCTACCTAGATGAGGTTCAAGCCATCGAAGGGGATCTGCCCTATTACCACGGTGAACGTGGACGTTTCCTTATGCTGGCCGGCGATATGGAGCAAGCCGAACGCTCCCTGGTTCAGGCCATAAGCTCAGGAGTGCCTAGCCCTGAGCTTCTTTGCAATCTGGCCCTAGTCCAGGCTGCGCTGGCTAAGCGTCAGGAGGCGCTCTCGACGCTGGAAATGCTGCGGGTTCGGTTTCCCGATTACCCGGAGGGCTTTGTCAATGCCGCTGCGATCTACCTCGAGGACGGTAACTTTGAGGCTGCAGCCAGCCTACTGACTCAAGGCCGGATGTGGCACAACGATAATCCAGAACTGCTCTGTAACCTAGGTTACCTGGCCTACTGCTCAGACCAGCTTAAGCAGGCAGAAGAAATCTACAACGAAGTGTTGCAACTTTCTCCTACACTGTCGGATGCTTGGGTCAACCTAGCTGCGGTTCAACTTGACAGGGGAAACCTCGTCGGAGCTAAAAATTCACTCATCCAAGCTTTGCAGCTTAGACCCAACGATGTTGATATTCTCGACAAGCTCGCTTATCTAGAGGAAAGGATTACTCTGGCGACATGA
- a CDS encoding DUF262 domain-containing protein, producing the protein MADVLFKKVDYTLKKLIEDISMGEIGLPDIQRPFVWPMAKVRDLFDSMYRGFPIGYLLFWENGYPDAHRTIGASQKQRAPRLLIVDGQQRLTSLYAVMKAAPVATKDFKKQGIRIAFHPLGEKFEVFNAAIEKDPEWIPDISKLWLPDTRPHAFKKGFLERLAVRRPLTSEEEDKIHEKIDRLLKLDEFPLTALEISSSVDEDKVSEIFVRINSQGTPLNQANFILTLMSVFWDDGRKELEHFCERSKRPSADGAPSPFNHYLRPNPDQLLRVSVALGFRRARLEHVYSLLRGKDLETRQFSKERREKQFALLREAQTYTLDLQNWHEFFKVLKRAGYPSDQIISSQIAVLYTYALWLIGKRDFKVDLYALREIMARWFFMATLTARYTGSPETRFEQDMVVLRGASTAADFIGILDEQINAVLTRDYWEVTLPKELETAAARSTGQFAYYAALCLLGAPVLYSRMKASELLDPSSKAKKSALERHHLFPRKYLQRIGVKEKRLINQVANYALVEWSDNIKISDKAPNTYVPGMEQRFNASELQQMYTWHGLPERWYELDYPTFIGERRKRIALVIKAAFEKLREGA; encoded by the coding sequence ATGGCAGATGTCCTTTTCAAAAAAGTTGATTACACCCTGAAAAAACTCATTGAGGATATCTCCATGGGGGAGATAGGTTTACCCGACATTCAGCGTCCTTTTGTCTGGCCGATGGCCAAGGTGCGCGACTTGTTTGACTCGATGTATCGCGGCTTTCCCATCGGCTATCTCCTTTTTTGGGAAAACGGTTATCCCGATGCGCATCGAACGATCGGAGCTAGCCAAAAACAAAGAGCGCCTCGGCTTCTCATCGTAGATGGGCAGCAGCGTTTGACCTCACTGTATGCCGTGATGAAAGCTGCGCCGGTTGCAACGAAAGATTTTAAGAAGCAGGGAATTAGAATCGCCTTCCATCCGCTTGGGGAAAAATTCGAGGTTTTTAACGCTGCCATTGAAAAAGATCCGGAATGGATTCCAGACATCAGCAAACTATGGCTTCCTGATACAAGACCGCACGCTTTCAAGAAAGGATTTCTGGAGCGATTAGCCGTGCGGCGTCCATTGACGTCGGAAGAGGAAGATAAAATTCACGAAAAGATTGACCGCTTGCTCAAACTCGATGAATTTCCCCTCACTGCTTTGGAAATCTCATCCTCCGTTGATGAAGACAAGGTCTCAGAGATCTTTGTGCGTATCAACAGCCAGGGAACGCCGCTCAACCAGGCCAATTTTATTCTGACGCTAATGTCGGTTTTTTGGGATGACGGGCGTAAAGAACTGGAACATTTTTGTGAGCGCAGCAAAAGACCATCAGCCGATGGCGCACCTTCGCCGTTCAATCATTACTTGCGTCCGAACCCCGACCAGCTACTTCGCGTCAGTGTGGCGTTGGGCTTCCGTCGCGCACGGCTTGAGCATGTGTATTCTCTGCTTCGTGGGAAAGATTTGGAAACCCGACAATTCTCTAAGGAACGGCGCGAAAAACAATTCGCCCTATTACGTGAGGCTCAGACATACACGCTAGACCTCCAGAATTGGCATGAATTCTTCAAAGTGTTGAAAAGGGCCGGTTATCCATCCGATCAAATCATCTCTTCGCAGATAGCGGTTTTATATACATATGCGCTGTGGTTAATTGGCAAACGGGATTTCAAGGTGGATTTATACGCGCTGCGCGAAATCATGGCGCGCTGGTTCTTCATGGCAACCCTCACCGCTCGATATACCGGTTCCCCCGAAACACGCTTTGAACAGGACATGGTGGTGCTACGCGGAGCAAGTACTGCTGCTGATTTTATCGGCATTCTCGACGAACAGATCAATGCTGTCTTGACCAGAGATTACTGGGAAGTCACACTTCCGAAGGAACTGGAAACCGCCGCGGCGCGGAGCACTGGACAATTCGCCTATTACGCGGCGCTTTGCTTGCTGGGAGCGCCCGTTCTGTATTCAAGGATGAAGGCATCTGAATTGCTCGATCCCTCATCGAAAGCTAAAAAATCTGCGCTGGAGAGGCACCATCTGTTCCCACGCAAATACTTGCAACGCATTGGGGTTAAAGAAAAGCGCCTCATCAACCAGGTGGCAAATTACGCTTTGGTGGAGTGGAGCGACAATATCAAGATTTCCGACAAAGCGCCGAACACCTACGTGCCGGGAATGGAACAGCGTTTTAATGCGAGCGAGCTTCAACAAATGTATACATGGCATGGGCTGCCCGAACGATGGTACGAACTGGACTACCCAACCTTTATTGGCGAACGCAGAAAACGCATCGCTCTGGTCATCAAAGCCGCTTTTGAAAAGCTGCGAGAAGGCGCATGA
- a CDS encoding ArdC-like ssDNA-binding domain-containing protein produces MKADALMQSIETWLKQLAAELREGHTQGFVGFLEKMGRFPRYSARNTLLILLQRPDATLVAGMKRWNELGRRVRKGERAIAILAPTLKRVEVVDEETGEVREERQIVGFHTAYVFDVSQTEGAPLEPARVPASEDALLYAQLAAACPVPVEEGLLRAGMVGKTDGKRIVLAADLSPAHKAETLLHEWAHVLLHFDGARREARVKELEAEATAYAAGRQLGLTMESSRDYILHWQGTVEGLEGALERIMRGAREILEALPAQPERGGSIEGKDQGAAGAAPFLLAR; encoded by the coding sequence ATGAAAGCCGACGCGCTCATGCAGAGCATCGAGACCTGGTTGAAGCAACTGGCCGCCGAACTCCGGGAGGGGCACACCCAGGGCTTCGTGGGGTTCCTGGAAAAGATGGGCCGCTTCCCCCGCTACAGCGCCCGCAACACCCTGCTCATCCTCCTGCAGCGGCCCGACGCCACCCTGGTGGCCGGGATGAAGCGCTGGAATGAGCTGGGAAGGCGGGTGAGGAAGGGCGAGCGGGCCATCGCCATCCTCGCGCCCACCCTGAAGCGGGTGGAGGTGGTGGACGAGGAGACCGGCGAGGTGCGGGAAGAACGCCAGATCGTCGGCTTCCACACCGCCTATGTCTTCGACGTCTCGCAGACCGAAGGGGCCCCGCTGGAGCCGGCCAGGGTCCCGGCGAGCGAGGATGCGCTGCTGTACGCGCAGCTGGCGGCCGCCTGCCCGGTGCCGGTGGAGGAGGGGCTGCTGAGGGCCGGGATGGTGGGGAAAACCGATGGGAAGCGGATCGTGCTGGCCGCCGACCTGAGCCCTGCCCACAAAGCCGAGACCCTGTTGCACGAGTGGGCCCACGTGCTGCTGCACTTCGACGGGGCCCGACGCGAGGCGCGGGTGAAGGAGCTCGAGGCCGAGGCCACGGCCTACGCGGCGGGGCGGCAGCTCGGCCTCACGATGGAGAGCAGCCGCGACTACATCCTCCACTGGCAGGGCACGGTGGAGGGGCTGGAGGGGGCCCTGGAGCGCATCATGCGTGGGGCACGGGAGATCCTCGAAGCCCTCCCTGCACAGCCCGAGAGGGGGGGCAGCATAGAGGGGAAAGACCAGGGGGCGGCAGGAGCCGCCCCCTTCCTGCTTGCGAGGTGA